Proteins encoded within one genomic window of Scheffersomyces stipitis CBS 6054 chromosome 3, complete sequence:
- the BMS1 gene encoding Glycoside hydrolase family 2 (Mannanase, beta-galactosidase) (Glycoside hydrolase family 2, Beta-mannosidase precursor (Mannanase); beta-Galactosidase /glucuronidase domain; Galactose-binding domain~go_function hydrolase activity, hydrolyzing O-glycosyl compounds~go_process carbohydrate metabolism~go_function hydrolase activity, hydrolyzing O-glycosyl compounds~go_process carbohydrate metabolism) has protein sequence MPIVLNNWKFRECSEGNGDNSPWYPARSDTIGNQVHLDLLYNGLIPDPFIDDHEKNVQWVGRTNWEYCSVFQNSDCFRLLVIEGLDTFAKVYVNDQLVLESANSFRKYVLDIGACLNSSANILRIAFTSSLHEGRRLERIHGLSPCWNGETSRLHVRKPQYHYGWDWGPMLLTCGPWKPISLVSGTYVKDFFVRYSLNKDLTSVDLSIEVDLDLADNDKGTDLEVSIIDPNGQLVYVYEVSDIKMFNRLHYTIDMPHLWNPRGHGQQALYTFELKVNSLKLATRRAGFRKVQLVQDKDTIGRTFYFKINNKPIFVMGSNWIPAHSFTSILTCEDYRKWLQLAIDGNHNLVRVWGGGIYESDSFYSICDEQGILVWQDLMFACGMYPAYSEFVDNVKEELTDQLKRLRQYSSIVIIAGNNEDYQVAEANGFEFGIDKPYDKFPARLLYEEVFPEIVSRLTNDVPYIRSSPYSDALTKTRDTTIGDLHQWDVWHGNQEPYQNWDKLSGRFVSEFGMLSFPSLQTLDKAITKKEELYPESYLVEYHNKAGGSERRLATYVLENFALPSKFDLDHWQYITQVMQADCLSLAYRNWRRKWNNYECGGAVVWQLNDCWPATSWSIVDFHKTPKLAYYSIKRECAPIGIACRRNKVRIRDPEEPEDLSEQTPLHDFSNYKYSLDIWAFSNREQDNVSLSVSFYSSDTGELQSTITKSGIYLKNNEICNILNKHNSESLDGSTIVQAVLKNDKGEIIHRSSDWPQPIKHLNWKMYNEDLRLGYKVMQGKIKFSTNKPVKSVCISMRNMDMHVFSDNGIDLFPNDNQEVEIEGLEPDDSTIRIQHLK, from the coding sequence ATGCCCATAGTGCTTAACAATTGGAAGTTCAGAGAGTGTCTGGAGGGTAACGGAGACAATAGTCCCTGGTACCCTGCTAGATCGGATACCATTGGCAACCAAGTACATTTGGATCTCTTGTACAATGGACTCATTCCAGATCCGTTCATAGATGATCACGAAAAAAATGTACAGTGGGTGGGAAGGACAAATTGGGAGTATTGCTCCGTTTTTCAGAATAGCGAttgttttcgtcttctCGTAATTGAAGGTTTGGACACTTTCGCTAAAGTCTATGTCAATGACCAGCTAGTGTTAGAGTCGGCTAACCTGTTCAGAAAATACGTTTTGGATATTGGTGCCTGTCTAAATTCCAGTGCCAATATTTTAAGAATCGCTTTCACCAGCAGTCTACATGAAGGAAGACGTCTCGAAAGGATTCACGGACTCTCGCCATGTTGGAATGGAGAAACGCTGCGGCTCCATGTTCGAAAACCTCAGTACCATTATGGCTGGGATTGGGGTCCTATGTTGCTTACTTGCGGACCTTGGAAACCAATTAGTTTGGTCTCAGGAACATATGTTAAAGATTTCTTTGTCAGGTACCTGTTAAACAAAGACTTGACTCTGGTAGACCTTCTGATAGAAGTAGATTTGGATCTAGCAGACAACGACAAAGGCACTGATTTGGAGGTATCTATTATTGACCCAAACGGGCAATTGGTATATGTCTACGAAGTCAGCGACATTAAAATGTTCAATCGACTACATTATACAATAGATATGCCCCATTTGTGGAACCCAAGGGGCCATGGACAACAGGCTCTATACACTTTTGAGCTCAAAGTCAATTCTTTAAAGCTTGCAACAAGGAGGGCTGGCTTCAGAAAAgtacaacttgttcaagacaAAGACACTATTGGTAGAACATTCtacttcaaaatcaataatAAACCTATCTTTGTAATGGGATCCAACTGGATTCCGGCCCATTCCTTTACTTCCATTTTGACTTGCGAAGACTATCGAAAATGGCTACAACTAGCCATCGATGGAAACCACAATCTTGTAAGGGTGTGGGGTGGAGGTATCTATGAGTCTGACTCCTTCTATTCTATATGTGATGAACAAGGAATCCTTGTATGGCAGGATCTCATGTTTGCCTGTGGGATGTACCCAGCTTATTCGGAGTTTGTGGACAACGTCAAGGAGGAATTGACGGACCAATTAAAACGACTAAGACagtattcttcaatagttATCATAGCAGGAAACAATGAAGATTATCAAGTAGCTGAGGCAAACGGGTTTGAGTTTGGAATAGATAAACCCTATGACAAATTTCCTGCTAGACTTCTTtatgaagaagttttccCAGAGATTGTGAGTAGATTAACAAATGATGTTCCATATATTAGAAGCTCGCCGTATTCTGATGCTCTTACTAAAACGAGAGATACCACAATTGGTGATTTGCACCAATGGGATGTTTGGCATGGGAATCAAGAGCCATATCAGAACTGGGATAAGCTCAGTGGTAGGTTTGTATCTGAGTTTGGAATGCTCTCATTTCCCAGTCTTCAAACTCTCGACAAGGCTATtaccaagaaggaagagcTATACCCTGAGTCGTACTTGGTGGAATACCACAACAAAGCTGGAGGGTCAGAGCGAAGGTTAGCCACGTATGTCCTAGAGAATTTTGCATTGCCTTCTAAATTTGATTTGGATCATTGGCAATATATTACCCAAGTGATGCAAGCAGATTGCCTAAGCCTAGCGTACCGTAACTGGAGACGTAAATGGAATAACTATGAATGCGGAGGAGCAGTAGTGTGGCAACTTAACGACTGCTGGCCGGCTACCAGTTGGTCCATAGTCGACTTTCACAAGACTCCCAAACTTGCGTATTACAGCATCAAGCGTGAATGTGCCCCAATTGGAATTGCATGTCGACGCAATAAAGTCCGAATCCGGGATCCAGAAGAGCCTGAGGACTTATCCGAACAAACACCTTTGCATGACTTTTCCAATTACAAGTACAGTTTAGACATCTGGGCATTTAGCAACAGAGAACAGGACAATGTTTCATTGTCTGTTCTGTTTTATAGCAGCGATACAGGTGAACTACAGCTGACAATCACGAAATCTGGCatttatttgaagaataatGAGATTTGcaatatcttgaacaagCACAACTCTGAATCGCTAGATGGAAGCACTATTGTTCAGGCAGTTCTTAAGAATGACAAGGGCGAGATAATACATCGAAGTAGCGACTGGCCGCAGCCCATCAAGCACCTCAACTGGAAGATGTACAATGAGGATTTAAGACTTGGTTACAAGGTTATGCAAGGCAAAATAAAGTTTTCGACAAACAAGCCTGTCAAGTCTGTCTGCATAAGCATGCGGAACATGGATATGCATGTGTTTAGCGACAATGGTATCGACTTGTTTCCTAATGATAATCAGGAGGTGGAAATAGAAGGACTTGAGCCCGATGATCTGACAATACGAATACAGCACTTGAAATAG
- a CDS encoding predicted protein, producing the protein MSTGKPTTPLSSPKVTDKNSIRPSTPPPSSSGDNSLHRISASYLKTPEPTSEVPFSPSLKRTNSGSYKSPDYKLNHNNVTSPYSSANLLKTPRHTGYDSAERRSKLQKTPQYFSPAKKLFQNEDGSPNKEDLTEITSQLKTRLSSALGKLQRDDSSASRNHITFTELSFDSETSPTKKSKPESDKKVWSPSNSLQRANLNLQTLQQSPLPKNTTSPHLVQPSSFVSSNSNSPLKQSPFLHNDLENRPYLNMPSPDEESSAHNALLAALSRQRRKSRSSFSSGTKRRSSIVTANDEGSTLILQQQQPTTPSQQQSVKLPPLNIALGSDIRGEPYGSGLPSFEAKETRKTNEQDAVLSLMSLSSPQSIKFGHSRNHSLNNNNTTTSVSSPGSSRSSSVIVQSPQNPLPSPMPILPPITSLVNEQKKKKRVPTGQNIGNAIDSDATDIDEDVTDDEI; encoded by the coding sequence ATGAGCACAGGTAAACCAACTACACCGTTGTCTTCACCAAAAGTCACAGACAAAAACAGCATCAGACCGTCGACGCCTCCTCCATCATCGTCGGGAGACAACTCGCTTCATAGGATCTCAGCAAGCTACTTGAAAACGCCAGAACCGACCCTGGAAGTTCCGTTTTCACCATCCTTGAAACGTACAAATTCAGGCTCTTACAAACTGCCTGACTATAAGTTAAACCACAATAACGTGACCTCACCCTACAGCTCTgcaaacttgttgaagacaCCCAGACATACTGGCTATGATTCTGCTGAAAGGCGTCTGAAACTCCAGAAGACTCCACAGTACTTTTCCCCagccaagaagttgttccaGAATGAAGATGGTAGTCCCAATAAGGAAGATCTCACAGAGATAACGCTGCAGCTCAAAACACGATTGAGTTCTGCATTGGGCAAGTTGCAACGGGACGATTCATCTGCTTCAAGAAATCACATCACTTTTACAGAATTGTCGTTTGACTCAGAAACGTCGCCGacaaagaagctgaagcCGGAGTCTGACAAAAAAGTATGGTCGCCATCAAATTCTCTCCAAAGAGCCAATCTAAATCTCCAGACGTTACAACAATCGCCTCTTCCCAAGAACACTACCTCACCTCATTTGGTACAACCTTCATCATTTGTTTCCTCCAACTCAAATTCTCCCTTGAAACAGTCCCCTTTTTTGCATaatgatttggaaaatagACCCTACCTAAATATGCCTTCGCCGGATGAAGAGTCCAGTGCCCACAATGCCTTGTTAGCGGCTTTGTCGAGGCAGAGGCGTAAGTCcagatcttctttttcgcTGGGAACTAAACGCAGATCTTCTATAGTCACGGCGAATGATGAAGGATCAACtttaattcttcaacagcaacagcccACAACTCCTAGTCAACAGCAGTCGGTAAAATTGCCTCCTCTAAACATAGCTCTAGGGAGTGATATCAGAGGAGAACCCTACGGATCAGGGTTACCTTCGTTTGAAGCTAAAGAGACTCGTAAAACTAACGAACAGGACGCTGTATTGTCACTCATGTCGTTGTCATCACCACAATCCATCAAATTTGGCCACAGTAGGAACCACAGCCTtaataacaacaatacaaccacatctgtttcttcgCCTGGATCTTCCAGATCGTCACTGGTGATAGTTCAGAGTCCACAGAACCCCCTTCCCCTGCCTATGCCTATTCTTCCGCCCATCACCAGTTTGGTGAatgaacagaagaagaagaagagagtaCCAACAGGACAGAACATTGGCAATGCCATAGACTCAGATGCCACTGATATAGATGAAGATGTGACAGACGATGAAATATGA